In the genome of Spea bombifrons isolate aSpeBom1 chromosome 11, aSpeBom1.2.pri, whole genome shotgun sequence, one region contains:
- the CISD1 gene encoding CDGSH iron-sulfur domain-containing protein 1, producing MLGSSSGVREWAATAALAAGATALGYLAYKTLCCKDKCCKSMINIGIQKDNPKVVHAFDMEDLGDKAVYCRCWRSKKFPLCDGSHTKHNEETGDNVGPLIIKKKES from the exons ATGTTGGGCTCTAGTTCCGGGGTGCGAG aGTGGGCTGCTACAGCCGCTTTAGCTGCTGGCGCTACTGCTCTAGGATATTTAGCTTATAAAACGCTCTGCTGCAAAGATAAGTGCTGCAAGTCCATGATAAACATTGGCATCCAAAAGGACAATCCCAAGGTGGTTCATGCGTTTGATATGGAAGACTTGGGAGACAAAGCTGTTTATTGCCGGTGCTGGAGATCGAAGAAG TTTCCATTATGTGATGGGTCCCACACTAAACACAATGAGGAAACCGGTGACAACGTGGGTCCTTTGATCATAAAGAAAAAGGAATCCTAA